A stretch of Arctopsyche grandis isolate Sample6627 chromosome 9, ASM5162203v2, whole genome shotgun sequence DNA encodes these proteins:
- the LOC143917290 gene encoding synaptotagmin-15-like has product MVKKVLKNKTPLGSQEVSPPSILVYPAQNGQAPQFLTKEINFSLPSPRSSSLNELNVGSGAETEPEDTLAPIRPQQRSNSFTACSDLGVIDPSLYQENFLDDDLLWPEGHVGRLWFSLRYESGTEKLLVTLVKAKNLPSRTIASINTCDPYVRLQLMPDERRTLQSKQKKKTCNPFFEETFVFQVSTKSFKELILKMTVMDGGRPKARQTLGHILFPLAALPDEENSTEEPHLYKLDLEKDPQEPTSDLGEMLVSLLYNENLHRLTVTVIEARRLKIKGERKQVYVRVTMNLQYRAVKSKRSRWAPATGDGEAAISECFHFRLPATGIPLACVTLHLLQAGAKCSRDKVIGKFVLGSFMFARGKALEHWNAALANPMEQVQQWHALSI; this is encoded by the exons ATGGTGAAAAAAGTTTTGAAGAACAAGACTCCTCTCGGCTCCCAGGAAGTATCCCCACCTTCTATCCTGGTCTACCCGGCACAAAACGGTCAAGCTCCACAGTTCTT AACTAAGGAGATCAACTTTTCGCTTCCGTCACCAAGGTCGAGTTCTCTGAACGAGTTGAATGTGGGCTCGGGGGCGGAGACCGAGCCTGAAGACACTTTGGCCCCCATTCGCCCCCAACAACGCTCCAATTCATTCA ctGCTTGTTCAGATCTCGGCGTGATTGATCCATCACTGTATCAGGAGAATTTCTTGGACGACGATCTACTGTGGCCTGAAGGACATGTG ggACGATTGTGGTTTAGTCTGCGGTATGAGAGTGGTACAGAAAAACTCCTAGTTACCCTGGTGAAGGCCAAGAATTTACCATCACGCACCATAGCATCGATCAACACGTGCGATCCTTACGTCAG gtTGCAATTAATGCCGGACGAGCGTCGAACTTTACAATCTAAACAGAAAAAGAAAACGTGCAATCCATTCTTCGAGGAAACTTTCGTATTTCAA GTGTCTACTAAGAGTTTCAAGGAGTTGATTTTGAAGATGACCGTGATGGATGGTGGAAGACCAAAAGCTAGACAAACTCTGGGCCACATACTTTTCCCCTTAGCCGCACTACCGGATGAAGAAAATTCCACGGAAGAACCTCACCTTTACAAACTCGATCTGGAAAAG gaTCCACAAGAGCCGACTTCTGATCTTGGAGAAATGTTGGTCTCGTTGTTGTATAACGAAAATTTGCATAGACTCACTGTCACTGTTATAGAGGCACGACGACTTAAG ATCAAAGGAGAAAGGAAGCAAGTTTATGTACGAGTCACAATGAATTTGCAATATCGTGCTGTAAAGAGCAAAAGAAGTCGTTGGGCACCAGCTACTGGTGATGGAGAAGCGGCTATCAGCGAATGTTTCCATTTTAGACTACCAGCAACTGGAATACCACTGGCTTGCGTCACCTTGCATTTATTGCAAGCTGGAGCAAAATGTTCCAGAG ATAAGGTCATAGGAAAATTCGTTTTGGGATCATTTATGTTTGCTAGAGGAAAAGCGCTAGAACACTGGAACGCAGCCCTCGCCAACCCCATGGAACAAGTTCAACAATGGCATGCACTCagtatttaa